A genomic segment from Burkholderia plantarii encodes:
- a CDS encoding MFS transporter: MPPNRLSSPDPRRWAMFLILLVGAFLPPLDFFIVNVALPSIQGELGATSSAGQLVISSYAASYAVTLITGGRLGDLFGRGRVFFLGLIGFAAASLLCGLAWSPWTLIIGRALQGVTAAIMAPQALASIQAIFPEAEKPLALSLYGAVFGLASVIGQALGGILISLNLFGLAWRTIFLVNLPVAILVVLFGIPLLKETRAEHARKLDLVGTALSMATLGALIVPLIEGREAGWPLWSCLCLAAVPVLAWRFWRYESRLAGKGGAPLLNPTALQAPGLGRALLVALLFYAIAAFFLLFSVYLQNAVRVDALRAGLVFLPFGAGFLLGPLSTPLAGRMLGAYVNPFGMGLEVAGFGGLACLIGATPAGMPPAGAPLALALFTIGFGQGLALPTLMRMVTGRVAPAMSGMIAGIASSTLQVSTALSVAVIGGIFYTVLGSRQDPAAIAHAFVVAALCIAFCLAVGATLSLTLARKPVVRGSAGARLEPGTRS; encoded by the coding sequence ATGCCTCCGAATAGGCTTTCATCTCCCGATCCGCGCCGCTGGGCAATGTTTCTGATCCTCCTCGTCGGCGCGTTCCTGCCGCCGTTGGATTTCTTCATCGTCAACGTCGCGCTGCCGTCGATCCAGGGAGAATTGGGCGCCACGTCCTCGGCCGGGCAGCTGGTCATCTCCTCGTATGCGGCGTCCTATGCCGTGACGCTGATCACCGGCGGCCGGCTGGGCGATCTGTTCGGCCGCGGACGTGTATTTTTTCTGGGCCTGATCGGTTTCGCGGCGGCCTCCTTGCTGTGCGGCCTCGCCTGGTCGCCCTGGACGCTCATCATCGGACGCGCCCTGCAGGGCGTGACGGCCGCCATCATGGCGCCGCAGGCACTCGCCTCGATCCAGGCGATCTTTCCGGAAGCGGAAAAGCCGCTCGCGCTGAGCCTTTACGGCGCCGTATTCGGCCTGGCCTCGGTGATCGGGCAGGCGCTGGGCGGCATCCTGATTTCGCTGAACCTGTTCGGCCTGGCCTGGCGCACGATTTTCCTCGTCAACCTGCCGGTGGCGATCCTGGTCGTGCTGTTCGGCATCCCCCTCCTGAAGGAGACGCGTGCGGAACACGCCCGTAAATTGGATCTGGTCGGCACGGCCCTGTCGATGGCGACGCTGGGCGCGCTGATCGTGCCGCTGATCGAGGGGCGTGAAGCGGGCTGGCCGCTGTGGTCATGCCTTTGCCTGGCCGCGGTGCCGGTATTGGCATGGCGCTTCTGGCGCTACGAGAGCCGGCTCGCCGGCAAGGGCGGCGCCCCGCTGCTCAATCCGACCGCCCTCCAGGCGCCGGGCCTGGGCCGCGCGTTGCTGGTCGCCCTGCTGTTCTATGCGATCGCCGCCTTCTTCCTGCTGTTCTCCGTCTACCTGCAAAACGCCGTGCGCGTCGACGCCTTGCGCGCGGGCCTCGTGTTCCTGCCGTTCGGCGCGGGCTTCCTGCTCGGCCCCCTGTCCACGCCGCTTGCCGGGCGCATGCTCGGCGCCTATGTCAATCCGTTCGGCATGGGCCTGGAAGTGGCCGGCTTCGGCGGCCTGGCCTGCTTGATCGGGGCAACGCCGGCCGGCATGCCGCCGGCCGGCGCGCCGCTGGCCCTGGCGCTGTTCACGATCGGCTTCGGACAAGGGCTCGCGCTGCCGACGCTGATGCGGATGGTGACCGGCCGCGTCGCGCCGGCCATGTCGGGCATGATTGCCGGCATCGCCAGTTCGACCCTGCAGGTCAGCACCGCGCTCAGCGTCGCGGTCATCGGCGGGATTTTCTACACGGTGCTGGGTTCGCGCCAGGATCCGGCCGCCATCGCACACGCGTTCGTCGTCGCGGCGCTCTGTATCGCCTTCTGCCTTGCCGTCGGCGCAACGCTGAGCCTCACGCTCGCCCGGAAACCCGTGGTGCGGGGTTCGGCGGGAGCCCGGCTCGAGCCGGGCACGCGATCCTGA
- a CDS encoding TetR/AcrR family transcriptional regulator: MANPAGLGRPREFELDDAARDAMNVFWDRGYEGASLPDLIAGTGLSRGSLYKAFGDKKGLLLAALDLYMADGLKATADILSQPGAVKAAIRDSLLRYVRLSVGDAGRRGCLVVAMTTEMAAHDAEVAERTGRMFRRLQQLYAGAIVRGQASGEIPDHDEQVLARFLVCQIEGMRVLGKTGVLEADMLGLVDSTMRILD, translated from the coding sequence ATGGCAAACCCCGCTGGTCTCGGCCGTCCTCGCGAATTCGAACTGGACGACGCCGCACGAGATGCGATGAACGTATTCTGGGACCGAGGCTACGAAGGCGCGTCCCTGCCCGATCTGATCGCGGGCACCGGGCTGTCGCGCGGCAGTCTCTACAAGGCTTTCGGCGACAAGAAAGGCTTGCTGCTGGCCGCGCTCGACCTGTATATGGCCGATGGCCTCAAGGCGACCGCCGACATCCTCTCGCAGCCGGGCGCCGTGAAGGCCGCGATCCGCGATTCGCTGCTGCGCTACGTCCGCCTTTCGGTTGGCGATGCGGGGCGGCGCGGGTGCCTCGTGGTGGCCATGACCACGGAAATGGCCGCACACGACGCCGAGGTCGCGGAACGCACCGGCCGCATGTTCCGCCGCCTGCAGCAGCTTTATGCCGGCGCGATCGTGCGGGGCCAGGCGAGCGGCGAGATTCCGGACCACGACGAGCAAGTCCTGGCGCGTTTTCTGGTCTGCCAGATCGAGGGCATGCGCGTGCTGGGCAAGACCGGCGTGCTCGAAGCGGACATGCTCGGGCTGGTCGACAGCACGATGCGGATTCTCGATTGA
- a CDS encoding YceH family protein: protein MTTPTEAPTPRPLRALTPLEARIVGVLIEKQHTVPDTYPLSLNALAAGCSQKTARSPVMNVSEAEVLSAIEDLKQVSLVFEGSSSRVPRFEHNLNRVLGIPSQAVALLTVLLLRGAQTGAELRLNSARLHGFADVSSVESFLDELAERTPPLVVKLPRAPGERESRWMHLLCGEINIAAHAPAATRGAGEAGGETLAGVTTADFEALRDDHDRLVGEVARLRALVERMAGELGIDAGEIDAGATD from the coding sequence ATGACCACTCCGACCGAAGCCCCCACCCCGCGCCCGCTGCGCGCGCTCACCCCGCTCGAGGCACGCATCGTCGGCGTGCTGATCGAGAAGCAGCACACCGTACCCGACACCTATCCGCTGTCGCTGAACGCGCTCGCGGCCGGCTGCAGCCAGAAGACCGCGCGCTCGCCCGTGATGAACGTGAGCGAGGCCGAGGTGCTGAGCGCGATCGAGGACCTGAAGCAGGTGAGCCTCGTGTTCGAGGGCAGCAGCAGCCGCGTGCCGCGCTTCGAGCACAACCTGAACCGTGTGCTCGGCATCCCGAGCCAGGCCGTGGCGCTCCTGACCGTGCTGCTGCTGCGCGGCGCGCAAACGGGCGCCGAACTGCGGCTCAATTCGGCGCGTCTGCACGGCTTCGCCGACGTCTCGTCGGTGGAGAGCTTCCTCGACGAGCTGGCCGAGCGCACCCCGCCGCTCGTCGTGAAGCTGCCGCGCGCGCCGGGCGAACGCGAGAGCCGCTGGATGCACCTGCTGTGCGGCGAGATCAACATCGCCGCCCATGCGCCGGCCGCCACGCGTGGGGCCGGCGAGGCCGGCGGCGAGACGCTCGCCGGCGTCACGACGGCCGATTTCGAGGCGCTGCGCGACGATCACGACCGGCTCGTCGGCGAGGTCGCGCGGCTGCGCGCGCTGGTCGAGCGGATGGCGGGCGAACTGGGGATCGACGCCGGGGAAATCGACGCCGGCGCGACGGACTGA
- a CDS encoding MFS transporter — MPPTLPPAADLAAASPDHVTRYAWKALAGSAIGYAMDGFDLLILGFMLPAISASLRLDAQQAGALVTWTLVGAVAGGLIFGALSDRYGRVRVLSWTILLFAVFTGLCALARGFTDLLVYRTVAGIGLGGEFGIGMALAAEAWPASKRARVSSYVALGWQVGVLLAALLTPALLQVIGWRGMFAVGVLPALAAWAMRNRLHEPEPFVRARRPHPEGAGAAGAAVAFGHRFRLLFADARTARTSLGIVILCAVQNFGYYGIMIWMPTFLSKQLGFSLTKSGMWTAVTVLGMMAGVWSFGQLADRIGRKPTFLIYQAGAVVMVFVYARLAEPAAMLWAGALMGMFVNGMVGGYGTLMSEAYPTAARATAQNVLWNVGRALGGLGPLVVGALAARYSFPVAIAALAALYLIDMIATLVLIPELKGRALD, encoded by the coding sequence ATGCCGCCCACGCTTCCCCCCGCCGCCGACCTCGCCGCCGCCTCTCCCGATCACGTCACCCGCTACGCGTGGAAGGCGCTCGCCGGTTCGGCGATCGGCTACGCGATGGACGGCTTCGACCTGCTGATCCTCGGCTTCATGCTGCCTGCGATCTCGGCCTCGTTGCGGCTCGACGCGCAGCAGGCCGGCGCGCTCGTCACCTGGACGCTGGTGGGCGCGGTGGCGGGCGGGCTGATCTTCGGCGCGCTCAGCGACCGCTACGGCCGCGTGCGCGTGCTGAGCTGGACGATCCTGTTGTTCGCGGTGTTTACCGGGCTCTGCGCGCTGGCGCGCGGCTTCACCGACCTGCTGGTGTACCGCACCGTGGCCGGGATCGGCCTGGGCGGCGAGTTCGGCATCGGCATGGCGCTGGCCGCCGAGGCGTGGCCGGCCAGCAAGCGCGCGCGCGTGTCGTCCTACGTCGCGCTCGGCTGGCAGGTGGGCGTGCTGCTCGCCGCGCTGCTCACGCCGGCGCTGCTGCAGGTGATCGGCTGGCGCGGCATGTTCGCGGTGGGGGTGCTGCCGGCGCTCGCGGCCTGGGCGATGCGCAACCGGCTGCACGAGCCCGAGCCGTTCGTGCGCGCCCGCCGGCCGCATCCGGAGGGCGCCGGGGCGGCCGGCGCGGCGGTGGCATTCGGCCATCGCTTCCGGCTGCTGTTCGCCGACGCGCGCACGGCACGCACCAGCCTCGGCATCGTGATCCTCTGCGCGGTGCAGAACTTCGGCTACTACGGGATCATGATCTGGATGCCGACCTTCCTCTCGAAGCAGCTCGGCTTCTCGCTGACGAAATCGGGCATGTGGACGGCGGTGACGGTGCTCGGGATGATGGCGGGCGTCTGGAGCTTCGGCCAGCTCGCCGACCGCATCGGCCGCAAGCCGACCTTCCTGATCTACCAGGCGGGCGCGGTGGTGATGGTGTTCGTCTACGCGCGGCTCGCGGAGCCGGCCGCGATGCTGTGGGCCGGCGCGCTGATGGGAATGTTCGTGAACGGGATGGTGGGCGGCTACGGCACGCTGATGTCGGAAGCCTATCCGACCGCCGCGCGCGCCACCGCGCAGAACGTGCTGTGGAACGTGGGGCGCGCGCTCGGCGGGCTCGGGCCGCTGGTGGTGGGCGCGCTGGCCGCGCGCTACTCGTTCCCGGTGGCGATCGCGGCGCTGGCGGCGCTGTACCTGATCGACATGATCGCCACGCTGGTGCTGATCCCCGAACTGAAGGGCCGCGCGCTCGACTGA
- a CDS encoding PLP-dependent aminotransferase family protein, whose product MSKPLNLALDRSAALPLTEQIRLGIAAAIDSGVLAPGARLPSWLDLAAQLGVARGTVKAAYERLVDAQLVVASRPGGTRVTGRPARLASPDAALGAAQLPGPFWDFFPSAPTVFQNGVPASDCFPAALFARLRSRAARAEATAPAVYPDPRGEPGLRREIAAHLAIARGIECRPSQVFVTAGFSGARQLALSVLRAEGRRAWFEDPGFVPSRRALSLARIEPVPVPVDEDGIDVDHGLRHAPDAALALLTPGQQAPLGPTLSLARRRRLLEWAGDTGAWIIEDDYLGELQLRRRAAPALASLDTAGRVIHIGSFSKTISPALRLGFLVAPAPLAARFGEAAACFAPAPDVAVQLAAEAFMREGHYMRHLRRMKRVYAARGHALQTRLEALGYQVHPAGLAMLLRLPDGTRAGDVEIALAAGREGLAPGPLSPWFAATGGGATSGLLLGVATASEARLADACGRLDRLIRAHG is encoded by the coding sequence ATGTCGAAACCCCTGAACCTCGCGCTGGACCGCTCGGCCGCGCTGCCGCTCACCGAGCAGATCCGTCTCGGCATCGCCGCCGCGATCGACAGCGGCGTGCTCGCGCCGGGCGCGCGCCTGCCGTCGTGGCTCGATCTCGCGGCGCAGCTCGGCGTGGCGCGCGGCACCGTCAAGGCGGCCTACGAGCGGCTGGTGGACGCGCAGCTGGTGGTGGCGTCGCGCCCCGGCGGCACGCGCGTGACCGGGCGCCCGGCGCGGCTCGCGAGTCCTGACGCGGCGCTCGGCGCGGCGCAGCTGCCGGGGCCGTTCTGGGATTTCTTCCCGTCCGCGCCGACCGTGTTCCAGAACGGCGTGCCGGCCTCCGACTGTTTTCCTGCGGCGCTGTTCGCGCGGCTGCGTTCGCGGGCCGCGCGCGCGGAGGCGACGGCGCCCGCCGTCTATCCCGATCCGCGCGGCGAGCCGGGCCTGCGCCGCGAGATCGCCGCGCATCTGGCGATCGCGCGCGGCATCGAGTGCCGGCCGTCGCAGGTGTTCGTGACGGCCGGCTTCTCGGGCGCGCGCCAGCTCGCACTGAGCGTGCTGCGCGCCGAGGGCCGGCGCGCCTGGTTCGAGGATCCCGGCTTCGTGCCGAGCCGCCGCGCGCTGTCGCTGGCGCGCATCGAGCCGGTGCCGGTGCCGGTCGACGAGGACGGCATCGACGTCGATCATGGCCTGCGGCACGCGCCCGACGCGGCGCTCGCGCTGCTCACGCCGGGCCAGCAGGCGCCGCTCGGCCCGACGCTGTCGCTGGCGCGGCGCCGCCGGCTGCTCGAATGGGCCGGCGACACCGGCGCGTGGATCATCGAGGACGACTATCTCGGCGAACTGCAGCTGCGGCGCCGCGCGGCCCCGGCGCTGGCCTCGCTCGACACGGCGGGGCGCGTGATCCACATCGGCTCGTTCAGCAAGACCATCAGCCCGGCGCTGCGGCTCGGCTTCCTGGTGGCGCCGGCGCCGCTCGCGGCGCGCTTCGGCGAGGCCGCCGCGTGCTTCGCGCCGGCACCCGACGTGGCCGTGCAGCTGGCCGCCGAGGCGTTCATGCGCGAGGGCCACTACATGCGCCACCTGCGCCGCATGAAGCGCGTGTATGCCGCGCGCGGCCACGCGCTGCAAACGCGCCTCGAGGCGCTGGGTTACCAGGTGCATCCGGCCGGGCTCGCGATGCTGCTGCGGCTGCCCGACGGCACGCGCGCCGGCGACGTCGAGATCGCGCTCGCGGCCGGCCGCGAGGGGCTCGCGCCCGGGCCGTTGTCGCCGTGGTTCGCCGCGACGGGCGGCGGCGCGACCTCGGGGCTGCTGCTCGGCGTGGCCACCGCCAGCGAGGCGCGGCTGGCCGACGCCTGCGGGCGGCTGGACCGGCTGATTCGCGCGCATGGCTGA
- a CDS encoding cupin domain-containing protein: protein MKPAHRYLPLLLAAAAVLSRPAMADPEAGPAGDSVKPNFSHAIPTVPGKSLVAVEVSYPPNGASRPHRHEHSAFIYAYVVSGSVASQVEGQPERVYHAGESFYEMPGAHHVVSRNASRTEPARLLAVFIVDSDHRTLTINDQPKVSQ, encoded by the coding sequence GTGAAACCCGCGCATCGCTACCTGCCGCTGCTGCTGGCCGCCGCGGCCGTGCTGAGCCGCCCCGCCATGGCGGACCCTGAAGCCGGCCCCGCCGGCGACAGCGTCAAGCCCAATTTCTCGCACGCGATCCCGACCGTGCCGGGCAAGTCGCTGGTGGCCGTGGAAGTCTCGTATCCGCCGAACGGCGCGTCGCGGCCGCATCGTCACGAACATTCGGCGTTCATCTACGCCTATGTCGTGTCGGGCAGCGTGGCGAGCCAGGTGGAGGGGCAGCCCGAGCGCGTCTACCACGCCGGCGAATCGTTCTACGAAATGCCGGGCGCGCATCACGTCGTGAGCCGCAACGCGAGCCGCACCGAACCCGCCAGGCTGCTCGCCGTGTTCATCGTCGACAGCGATCATCGAACCCTGACCATCAACGACCAACCCAAGGTGTCGCAATGA
- a CDS encoding carboxymuconolactone decarboxylase family protein — protein MSERINYQHAAPAGYKTLAGVYGYVSQCGLDATLIDLVYLRVSLINGCAYCIDMHTSDLRKRGVAIEKIALVPVWHEAKRLFSEREQAALAWAESVTRVAQTGVPDSDYQAAAGVFGEKELADLTIAIGLMNTFNRLAISFRSTPAAALAARG, from the coding sequence ATGAGCGAACGCATCAACTATCAACACGCGGCGCCGGCCGGCTACAAGACGCTCGCGGGCGTATACGGCTACGTCTCGCAGTGCGGGCTCGACGCCACGCTAATCGATCTCGTCTACCTGCGCGTGAGCCTGATCAATGGCTGCGCCTACTGCATCGACATGCATACGAGCGACCTGCGCAAGCGCGGCGTGGCGATCGAGAAGATCGCGCTGGTGCCCGTCTGGCACGAGGCGAAGCGCCTGTTCAGCGAGCGTGAGCAGGCCGCGCTGGCCTGGGCCGAATCGGTCACGCGCGTGGCGCAGACCGGCGTACCCGACAGCGACTATCAGGCCGCCGCCGGCGTGTTCGGCGAAAAGGAACTGGCCGACCTGACGATCGCGATCGGCCTGATGAACACGTTCAACCGGCTCGCCATCAGCTTCCGCAGCACGCCCGCGGCGGCGCTGGCGGCACGGGGCTGA
- a CDS encoding HNH endonuclease signature motif containing protein — translation MDILEQLNRFEITRVFPGRETDRLLQGFAPTVKDALLGALPRCDVKLRVEQFDCPYCGVAKGRAAMQMDHIIPRDLYMKYQAMKQSKTLLPYLEEGTTTIRTFLETQATDLSNHVLACASCNREKSNKLYSPRRFLEIAERIDLGNPVRAKMLRAREISMEMERVFTQNRHLHTFIVRQHTWNLRYAPPYNLYSQILHRAGPARGVGRTLREQIGELVNVVGNFMIEWIPQTPQESWNELQGAQVRTVEQHLRGYLCLYCLGLHDDDEAFEIDHIRPQPKPEFRTLATNNEAGNLIPVCKSCNASKGDRYRIARDFFPNRAIERALRNIPGIESVAEGQSVDAILRAAHRRQFQVFEAHVEAESATLPRSFDRWMRMETEDAPT, via the coding sequence ATGGATATTCTCGAACAGCTGAACCGGTTTGAAATCACGCGGGTATTCCCGGGGCGGGAAACGGACAGGCTGCTGCAAGGCTTCGCCCCGACGGTCAAGGACGCGCTGCTGGGTGCGCTTCCCCGGTGCGACGTGAAACTGCGGGTCGAACAGTTCGACTGCCCGTATTGCGGCGTCGCCAAGGGGCGCGCGGCGATGCAGATGGACCACATCATCCCGCGCGATCTTTACATGAAGTACCAGGCGATGAAGCAGAGCAAGACGCTGCTCCCGTACCTGGAAGAAGGCACGACGACAATCCGGACCTTCCTCGAAACCCAAGCGACGGACCTGTCGAATCACGTGCTGGCCTGCGCGAGCTGCAACCGGGAGAAGTCGAACAAGCTGTACAGCCCGAGAAGGTTTCTGGAAATCGCCGAGCGCATCGACCTCGGCAACCCGGTGCGCGCGAAGATGCTGAGGGCGCGCGAGATTTCCATGGAGATGGAGCGGGTCTTCACCCAGAACCGGCACCTGCACACGTTCATCGTTCGTCAACATACCTGGAACCTGCGCTACGCGCCCCCGTACAACCTCTACAGCCAAATCCTGCATCGTGCCGGCCCCGCCCGCGGCGTCGGCCGGACATTGCGCGAGCAGATCGGCGAACTCGTGAACGTCGTCGGCAATTTCATGATCGAGTGGATCCCGCAGACCCCGCAGGAGAGCTGGAACGAGCTGCAAGGTGCCCAGGTGCGGACCGTCGAACAGCACCTGAGAGGGTATCTCTGTCTTTACTGCCTGGGACTGCACGATGACGACGAAGCGTTCGAAATCGATCACATCCGGCCGCAACCCAAGCCCGAGTTCAGGACGCTCGCGACCAACAACGAGGCTGGCAACCTGATTCCCGTCTGCAAGAGCTGCAACGCGAGCAAGGGCGACCGGTATCGCATCGCGCGTGATTTTTTCCCGAACCGGGCCATCGAGCGAGCCCTCAGGAATATTCCCGGAATCGAAAGCGTGGCCGAGGGGCAGTCCGTCGATGCAATCCTGCGCGCGGCCCATCGCAGGCAGTTCCAGGTGTTCGAGGCGCACGTCGAGGCGGAGTCCGCGACTCTCCCACGGAGTTTCGACCGGTGGATGCGGATGGAAACCGAGGATGCGCCCACCTGA
- the bamA gene encoding outer membrane protein assembly factor BamA — MNASSLLSRRVRILTFAGLGATSVPAFALDPFTVTDIRIEGLHRIEPGSVFAYLPVKQGDTFTDDLASESIRKLYATGFFNDVKVATEGSVVIVQVQERPAIASIDFAGIKEFDKDNLIKAMTAVGLANGRYYDKSLVDKAEQELKRQYLTRGYYAAEVTTTITPVDANRVAILFSVAEGPSAKIRQINFIGNRTFKSSTLLDEMQLSTPNWFSWYTKNDLYSKEKLSGDLENVRSYYLNRGYLEFSIDSTQVSISPDRKDMYLTLTVHEGEPYTLSSVKLSGNLLDRDAELRKLVKVKAGERFSAEKLQQSTKAIVDRLGTYGYAFATVNAQPEIDQATHKVGLTLVVDPGHRVYVRHINVVGNSRTRDEVVRREMRQMESAWFDSGRLALSKDRINRLGYFTDVDVTTVPVEGTTDQVDVNVKVTEKPTGSITLGLGYGSGEGPIISAGVSQDNVFGSGTSLSLTVNTATTYRTLAVEQVDPYFTVDGIRRITDVYYRTSQPLYYSSNTDTSFRVITYGASMKFGIPFSETDTVFFGAGLEQDRLDVDSTTPQSYIDYVNSFGRVSNNVPVTVGWSRDNRDSSLIPSKGYFLQANAEYGTPIATTTYAKGDLQAQYYYSFARGFILGLNFQGGYGKGLGGKPYPIFKNYYAGGIGSVRGYESSSLGPRDATTGDPIGGSKMVVGNIELTVPLPGTGYDRTLRVFTFVDGGNVWGSEGNSIGANGLRYSYGAGLEWISPIGPLKIDLGFPVVKHTGDQYQKFQFQIGTSF, encoded by the coding sequence ATGAACGCCTCGTCCCTGTTGTCCCGCCGCGTGCGGATCCTGACGTTCGCCGGCCTCGGCGCCACGTCCGTCCCCGCGTTCGCACTCGATCCGTTCACGGTCACCGATATCCGGATCGAAGGGCTGCACCGGATCGAGCCGGGCTCGGTGTTCGCCTACCTGCCCGTCAAGCAGGGCGATACGTTCACCGATGATCTGGCCTCCGAATCAATCCGCAAGCTCTACGCCACCGGCTTCTTCAACGACGTGAAGGTGGCCACCGAGGGCAGCGTGGTGATCGTCCAGGTGCAGGAGCGCCCGGCCATCGCGTCGATCGATTTCGCCGGCATCAAGGAGTTCGACAAGGACAACCTGATCAAGGCGATGACGGCGGTCGGCCTCGCGAACGGCCGCTACTACGACAAGTCGCTGGTGGACAAGGCCGAGCAGGAACTGAAGCGCCAGTACCTGACGCGCGGCTACTACGCGGCCGAGGTCACCACCACCATCACGCCGGTGGACGCGAACCGCGTGGCGATCCTGTTCTCGGTGGCCGAAGGCCCGAGCGCGAAGATCCGCCAGATCAACTTCATCGGCAACCGCACGTTCAAGTCGAGCACGCTGCTCGACGAGATGCAGCTGTCCACGCCGAACTGGTTCTCGTGGTACACGAAGAACGATCTCTACTCGAAGGAAAAGCTCTCGGGCGACCTCGAGAACGTGCGCTCGTACTACCTGAACCGCGGCTACCTGGAGTTCTCGATCGACTCCACCCAGGTGTCGATCTCGCCCGACCGCAAGGACATGTACCTGACGCTCACGGTCCATGAAGGCGAGCCGTACACGCTCTCGAGCGTGAAGCTCTCGGGCAACCTGCTCGATCGCGACGCCGAGCTGCGCAAGCTCGTGAAGGTGAAGGCCGGCGAGCGCTTCTCGGCCGAGAAGCTGCAGCAAAGCACCAAGGCGATCGTCGACCGGCTCGGCACCTACGGCTACGCGTTCGCCACCGTCAACGCGCAGCCCGAGATCGACCAGGCCACGCACAAGGTCGGCCTCACGCTGGTGGTCGATCCGGGCCACCGCGTCTACGTTCGCCACATCAACGTGGTCGGCAATTCGCGCACGCGCGACGAGGTGGTGCGCCGCGAGATGCGCCAGATGGAGAGCGCCTGGTTCGATTCGGGGCGCCTGGCGCTGTCGAAGGACCGCATCAACCGCCTCGGCTACTTCACCGACGTGGACGTGACGACGGTGCCGGTGGAAGGCACCACCGACCAGGTGGACGTGAACGTGAAGGTGACCGAGAAGCCGACCGGCTCGATCACGCTCGGCCTCGGCTACGGCTCGGGCGAAGGCCCGATCATCTCGGCGGGCGTCTCGCAGGACAACGTGTTCGGCTCGGGCACGAGCCTCTCGTTGACGGTCAACACGGCCACCACCTACCGCACGCTGGCGGTCGAGCAGGTCGACCCGTACTTCACCGTGGACGGCATCCGCCGCATCACCGACGTCTACTACCGCACGAGCCAGCCGCTCTATTATTCGAGCAACACCGACACGAGCTTCCGCGTGATCACCTACGGCGCGTCGATGAAGTTCGGCATCCCGTTCTCGGAGACCGACACGGTGTTCTTCGGCGCCGGCCTGGAACAGGACCGGCTCGACGTCGATTCGACCACGCCGCAAAGCTATATCGATTACGTGAATTCGTTCGGCCGCGTCTCGAACAACGTGCCGGTGACGGTGGGCTGGTCGCGCGACAACCGCGACAGCTCGCTGATCCCGAGCAAGGGCTATTTCCTGCAGGCCAACGCCGAATACGGCACGCCGATCGCCACCACCACCTACGCGAAGGGCGACCTGCAGGCGCAGTACTACTACTCGTTCGCGCGCGGCTTCATCCTCGGCCTGAACTTCCAGGGCGGCTACGGCAAGGGGCTCGGCGGCAAGCCCTATCCGATCTTCAAGAACTACTACGCGGGCGGCATCGGCTCGGTGCGCGGCTACGAATCGAGCTCGCTCGGCCCGCGCGACGCCACCACCGGCGACCCGATCGGCGGCTCGAAGATGGTGGTGGGCAACATCGAGCTGACGGTGCCGCTGCCCGGCACCGGCTACGACCGCACGCTGCGCGTGTTCACGTTCGTGGACGGCGGCAACGTGTGGGGCTCGGAAGGCAACAGCATCGGCGCGAACGGCCTGCGCTACAGCTACGGCGCCGGCCTCGAATGGATCTCGCCGATCGGCCCGCTCAAGATCGATCTCGGCTTCCCGGTCGTCAAGCACACCGGCGACCAGTACCAGAAATTCCAGTTCCAGATCGGCACGTCGTTCTGA